DNA from Streptomyces rishiriensis:
CCCCGGGCGGCCGCCGTCTCGAACGCGAAGCGCAGCGCCGGCGCGCTGTCCTCGGGCTCGCCGTGCTGGCCGACGACGATCTCGTGGCCGGCCGCCTCGGACGACGGCTCGTCACCGGCGCGGACGAGCACGACCGGGCGTGCGGCCTCGGCGATCACCTGCTGGCCGACCGAGCCGAGCAGGAACCCGACCACCGGCCCGTGCCCGCGCGAGCCGAGGACCAGCAGTTCCGCGTCCGCCGCGGCGGCGACGAGCGTCCCGATCGGGGTGCCCTCCTGGACGTCGGTGGTGACGGCGAGCGCCGGGTACCGCTCGGCGACCGTCGCGACGGCCTGCCGCACGGAGTCCCGCACCCACTGCTCCTGGGCGTCCCGGTCGGCCACGTCGGCCGCCGCGTTCGGCTGGAACCGCCAGGCGTGCACCACCCGCAGTCCCAGGTCGCGCCGGACGGCCTCGCGGGCCGCCCAGGCGAGCGCCGCGAGGCTCTCGTCCGTCCCGTCGACCCCTGCCGTGATCGGGACCGTCATCCCGCCGCCTCCTTCAGTCGTGATCACATCCGTCGGACCCCAGTCTTCACTACGCTTCGGGCATGGCTTTGGACTGGGAGCAGGTGATCGTCGACGCGGCCGACCCGTCGGCGCTGGGACGCTGGTGGGCGGCGGCCCTCGGCTGGGTCGTGGTCAACGACGCACCCGACGAGTACGAGATCCGACCGGAGCAGGACCGGACGCCGGGCCTGCTCTTCGTCCCGGTGCCGGAGCGGAAGACGGTCAAGAACCGGCTCCACCTGGACTTCCGCCCTGACGACCAGCAGGCCGAGGTGACCCGTCTGCTGTCCCTGGGCGCCCGCCGCGCGGACATCGGACAGGGCGAGCAGCCGTGGGTGACGATGACCGACCCCGAGGGCAACGAGTTCTGCGTACTGGGCGAGCGGCGGCCTTCTTGACCGGGGGTGCCCTGTACTGGCCCCACAGCGCACGGCCCGCCGATATCCCGGAGCGGACCGGGGCGATCGAACATACGATGGGCGAAGCCGGCGCGGGCTTCGCCGTGCCGCCGTGAGTGACGACCCTCTCGGGGTGGGAGACGTATGGCACAGGCCGCCGATTCGGCGCGGACCGTCATCCTGACCGTGGACGACGACCCGGGTGTCTCCCGTGCCGTCGCCCGTGACCTGCGGCGCCGCTACGGCGCCGGGTACCGGATCGTGCGCGCCGAGTCCGGGGAGTCCGCGTTGGAGGCGCTGCGCGAGCTGAAGCTCCGCGGCGACCTGGTCGCCGTCATCCTCGCCGACTACCGGATGCCCCGGAT
Protein-coding regions in this window:
- a CDS encoding VOC family protein codes for the protein MALDWEQVIVDAADPSALGRWWAAALGWVVVNDAPDEYEIRPEQDRTPGLLFVPVPERKTVKNRLHLDFRPDDQQAEVTRLLSLGARRADIGQGEQPWVTMTDPEGNEFCVLGERRPS
- a CDS encoding universal stress protein; this encodes MTVPITAGVDGTDESLAALAWAAREAVRRDLGLRVVHAWRFQPNAAADVADRDAQEQWVRDSVRQAVATVAERYPALAVTTDVQEGTPIGTLVAAAADAELLVLGSRGHGPVVGFLLGSVGQQVIAEAARPVVLVRAGDEPSSEAAGHEIVVGQHGEPEDSAPALRFAFETAAARGAGVRAVRAWTLPPVFAYSPGSLRLADEAGGLEPYEKKALAAALDPWRERFPDVPVVEHVEMGSAGQVLLSVSGRAQLMVVGRRAHRTAVGARIGSVAHGVLHHAGCPVAVVPHD